Part of the Diabrotica virgifera virgifera chromosome 6, PGI_DIABVI_V3a genome, ttcgttaAATCCAAACGGtaagagaaaaatttaataccttttatacactttttagataatGGTTTaactgcggctcgcgaaaaatttcaaattttgaaaaatggctcggactatcaaggagcttggccacctcTGGTATAGATAATCAAACCATGGACCCACTAGGCTCGACgcgctaattattattattataagcCTAATTAAAATGTACGGACACTTCTTAAAATTCTTTCATCCaaaaaggaaataaaagaaaTTAATTGAAAGCAAATAGCTATGGTAGAAAATTAGTAACAACTCCAATCTAAATATAAATTGTTCCTAAGAGACAACGCAAATACTCGTAGAAGAATTCTAGAGGGAAAATCTTAAAATAAGAACCATAATATTGACACTATTAAAGTTATATCAAGACCAACAATTGAAGACCCTGGTGCAAGAAGGGGATAAGTACCAAATTCGGCAAAATCTAAATAGGTGCTTATTTAGGTTGAAAAGTAACTGTTCTTGCCTGGCGCAAGTATAGGATATGTACAGGTAATAGATACTGAAATTATAAGAGAAAACAACTTATCCCCTGGTATGGTCTGGTGCAAGAACAGTATAAGAAATGTGTAACTTATCCCGTTCTTGCAccaaattttgaattaatttttatatgtgTGTTATTCTGTCCCACTATTGCACCGGTGGCTTGCCGCGATTGGGTAAGGTACCGGTATCTGCACGAGCCACGAACGCGATCTAAGTCACGTAGTCACCGAGAAACTGTTGGAGAGTTAATATAGTGCTAGTGCGAGAGGTACGGTTTAGTAAAATATCgaggatttttttattattactagaTCATAGGATATTATTATAAGTTTAAATAGTGAGGATGAACCATTTCAAAGTTCAGGCAGCGAGTTTCTGCCTTCGAATGATTCTGGTGCATCTGAAAATAATTTATATGAAGAGAAGGAGTCCGCTGATAAAGAGGCTGCAAATAATAAACATGGACGAAAGAAAACATGAGATCCCAAGAGCTGGAAAAGAAATGTGCAGAAAATAAAAAGAGCTAGAGGTGAAGTTTATAAATCTAAGACAACGAGAAAAGTGGTACCAGAAAAGAAACAAGGCGATGATTGTAAATGTAGTAAGAAATGCATAGAAAAACTTTCAAAAACCGAAAAGCAGGAAATAATATAGGTATAGTACTCcacatttaataataaagtaTTTCTTCTGAAAATGGGTTTTAATGTAACTTATCCCCTTTTTGCACCTGCTGTAAACTACAGTACAAAAAGGCTTAAATTTATTCTATTATTgcaccaatttttttttcttaatagcATTGTTGTTTGGCTGTAGAATGGCGGCAAAATCATATATACCTGTTGTATTAGTTCGGCCCTACTTCATGAAcaacataaattttaaattaaaaaataaaacttttttgcttctcctgtaaaatttacatATTGTTACTTATCCCCTTCTTGCATCAGGGTCTTCAattatgcattttttatttttaaccgCGATTGTATGAAAGTAATGTAAATGTAGATAATTTGTGCCTCTATTAGAATTTtctaaaaaactatttttaatgggaaataagccacaattttacaaaaaaaaaatgattttattaacgtttcgaagcgcAAATCGGGTTTttgttaataaaatctttttttttggtaaaattgtggcttatttcccattataaatactttattataaaaatgccacaaggaaatagcttcagaacaacattagaaTTTTCTATCTTATATGTTAATTGAAAAAACAGTAAtagttatatttatatattacaacaaattatatattatttaaataataaacaatttttgcaaaaataatGGAAGTGTAGGTGCGAAGAAAAATTTAGGTTTAAAATAGCCAAAAAATATCTCTCTGGTATTGACGAATATACACTCATGTACAAAAATATGGAATATTTATGTTATTACACCATAacttaaaataattacaaaatatcTATAAACTTATTTGCTTTCAGAATTGAGATCAGAATTCAGTTGTGGAAGCCAAATGGGCGAAATTTTGCCCACAGAAAAATTGGCGAATGGTATTCCAGTTGTAACTTCATACAGAGCGTTAATTTTGGTGTTGGCGATTTAATACTATTGGGCGGTTTGGCTTGGAAAGGATACACCAAATTTGTAGAGGTGAGTGGGCGAATGACAGTTGACATTTATATTTAAAACATATCAGatgatcatgttttgccattttccggccatattggatatgacagATTCGGACTAATGCACGATAACTCATGTCCTCATTCGTGTCGCTAGAATAGTGAACGCTTACTTTGATGAAGTGTAATTTAAACgattatattggccaccatataaCCCGGATTTATATCCGGTCGAGCATGTTGAGACATCTGAAAAAGTCGTATTTGGAAACGAAATCCCATTTCTATGATACCAGAGCTAAGAGCAGAAGATTGCAGCACAAAAAGAATGGAATGTAattggttaaaaaaaattaaggttTAAATCATAGTTCTTATTTCAAAACGGTTAAAACCAGTGGTTAAAGTTCGAGGACATAATACTCATTATTAATTTCATTGCTTTTTAACACAAAACATTAAAATATGTCTTAAGTAATACTTAGTTTCAAGATATTCTTAATATgcattcaaaaaattttaataattacttttttttaattattcttttaattattttaattatttggCAACATGAACCATCATTATATtgaacatatttataataattttaagttattccATATTATTGTCGACGAGCGtatattgtttttataattttgaaCATACCAATAGAATATACCCAAGAAAGGAAGTAAAAAGTATGTAGTATATAtctttttaacatatttttaacGAATAATAATAAAATTCTAGTTGATAATGTTAAAATAAACTCACCTATTTGTGGAACATCATATTGCCTTTGCCCCCTGGGTGACCTGAGCATCAGTTGTGAATTGACAGCATCCAAATGTTGTTGGAAGTTCCTCAGCTCGTCAGGAGGCGCGCCTGGTGCAGAAGCAGCCCCGGTTACCTGGTGTCTCTTGTGCCATATCCTAACCGAAGGTGACATTTGCCGCCTCAGAGAAGAGTCCCTTTCTAGATGGAGCGGTTGATGCGGAGTGGCTACAGCCGCTGCCCACAGGCCAGCCCACAAGGCCCACACTGCCCACATGTCTCAAGTTAGCCGCGCTTCAAGTCACTGACATGTTCCACTTGTTGCTCAGGTGTGACTTCCTGGGGCACTAGCTGCGGCGGCGGCGGCGGCGGCTCGCGGGATGCCGCCTCCGAGTTTTTGGCGGATGCGAGAGAGAGACGGTTTCGAGTGTCGAGTGAAAATGTGAATGTGTGTGTGCGATCTAGACGGCTAGGAGGACGCGACTGGCGGGCCGACGGCGGGAATGAATGTCGTAGCCGTGCAGCGGGCCGCCCACGCGGCACCGGCCCCGTCCCCCACTACACATCTCTCACAACTCATAGCCGCCACCAAGCGATTCTGCAGGACCGGAATTTTAACGTTCGCTGCTGATCATAACATTCGAAGCTGGCTCTAAGCTTGCTCTAAAGATATTTACCGCTAAAATGCTTATCATTCCTGTCTCAATCAGTTGACCTAACAAAAATGTATCTCAGTACGCTTAAATTATTTAACTATAGTTTTTATTTAGAAACAATAATCTAATTTACTtggtaaattattaatttaggATCTAAAGTGGCTAGAAAATTTTAAATGTtctaatacactcaccggcacaaaaaaccgccaccccaaaaaattggtaattttaatg contains:
- the LOC114338412 gene encoding uncharacterized protein LOC114338412; translated protein: MWAVWALWAGLWAAAVATPHQPLHLERDSSLRRQMSPSVRIWHKRHQVTGAASAPGAPPDELRNFQQHLDAVNSQLMLRSPRGQRQYDVPQIDKKPVIKLKDLTRDTPFKINAAKVVKAKYGEAVILELEENVVFLPHRVTKDYVPYLQEFSTKRYSLVFRGLQDIGNIHPAAKFEIVES